In Plodia interpunctella isolate USDA-ARS_2022_Savannah chromosome 17, ilPloInte3.2, whole genome shotgun sequence, one genomic interval encodes:
- the LOC128677261 gene encoding NAD-dependent protein deacetylase sirtuin-2-like: MRVVYYLYLHLSKKPWRNWTKVSSRNLCKSNKMTDNSPPGSSDGDDPIDRSASNVPPNNFESLLSRFRAMDVDSARRYLALKLGIISQEPESTEPIEKVLDEVNLDGIVKWIKGNRCKNIITLAGAGISTSAGIPDFRSPETGLYHNLQKYNLPEPQAIFEINFFRQNPKPFFTLAKELFPGSFKPTVSHYFIRLLYEKGLLLRHYTQNIDTLERGAGIPEEKLVEAHGTFYTAHCLECRKEYGLEFVKERIFADQIPICTECPGVVKPDIVFFGEGLPERFQRCLHEDFERCDLLIIMGSSLEVQPFASLIDMVPDWCPRLLINREKAGVRSPLLRLWGLSGGGLQLDEDAVRDVARLGDCDAGCRDLAARLGWGDELRALVTSQHLPAAPHAAVAGTSEPKL, encoded by the exons ATGCGCGTCGTGTATTATCTGTATTTACACCTGTCAAAAAAGCCGTGGCGAAATTGGACAAAGGTTTCGAGTCGTAATTTGtgtaaatctaataaaatgaCAGATAATTCGCCACCAGGATCAAGTGACG GTGATGACCCCATCGATAGATCTGCGTCCAATGTCCCGCCAAATAATTTCGAAAGCCTTTTGTCTAGATTTAGAGCTATGGACGTAGATAGTGCTCGGAGGTATTTAGCCCTCAAACTTGGTATAATTAGCCAAGAACCTGAATCAACAGAACCAATAGAAAAAGTTTTGGATGAAGTTAATTTGGACGGAATAGTAAAGTGGATCAAAGGCAACAGATGCAAAAATATCATCACATTGGCTGGCGCGGGAATTTCAACTT cGGCGGGCATTCCCGACTTCCGTAGCCCAGAAACAGGCTTGTACCACAACCTGCAAAAGTACAACCTTCCCGAGCCCCAAGCTATATTTGAAATCAACTTCTTTCGACAAAACCCCAAACCGTTTTTCACACTAGCCAAAGAGTTGTTCCCGGGAAGCTTCAAACCCACAGTGTCACATTATTTCATCAGGCTACTGTATGAAAAAG gtCTATTACTGAGGCACTACACTCAAAACATTGACACCTTAGAGAGAGGAGCCGGCATTCCAGAGGAGAAGCTAGTAGAGGCTCATGGCACTTTCTACACAGCACACTGTCTCGAATGTCGTAAAGAGTATGGTCTTGAATTTGTGaaag AAAGAATATTCGCCGACCAAATACCAATATGCACGGAGTGTCCAGGAGTAGTGAAGCCAGATATAGTGTTCTTCGGAGAGGGTTTGCCTGAGCGCTTCCAGAGATGTCTCCACGAAGACTTCGAGCGCTGTGACCTGCTCATCATCATGGGATCATCGCTAGAAGTACAGCCGTTTGCCTCGCTTATTGATAT GGTCCCCGATTGGTGCCCGCGTTTGCTAATAAACCGCGAGAAGGCGGGGGTGCGTTCGCCGCTGCTGCGGCTGTGGGGTCTGTCGGGCGGCGGGCTGCAGCTGGACGAGGACGCCGTGAGGGACGTGGCGCGCCTCGGGGACTGCGACGCCGGCTGTCGCGACCTCGCCGCCCGCCTCGGCTGGGGG GACGAGCTCCGGGCGCTGGTGACGTCGCAGCACCTCCCGGCCGCGCCTCACGCCGCCGTCGCCGGGACCTCAGAACCCAAGCTATGA
- the LOC128677079 gene encoding sodium channel protein Nach-like isoform X2 produces MAGNDSRWWTEYRRQQLKLQPVGFEVIVRRSLRDVTKEYVTHSSLACVSKIGDSQASAKSRLIPLVIFCFTVGMTCYFTVYTLSNALTKPLFVSMESSTYPIADIDFPAVAVCNVNRISKKALKEYAAKAYPYLAANNESLEEVEWWFYQYGRLLDYTWDERLSTHPFMDVRSKYHIKSSEIFKKMSRFAPKCEDMVLYCIWAGDKQNCSDLFAVRRTFRGHCCVFNYVLDYNSGGRPRNTIAKAKRQVEPGSTAGLILYLDPMVNDYAYPVNHIQGFDIFLFDPAVYLDPYVGRVVHRVLEVNKAMFIELQSVKQIATQEIRKYPLSTRNCLFRDESPAYGVMYSYSTCLIHCRIKTVQSLCKCTPYFLPANVESTEICTMEKLRCLNKYKEKLLYIFPQTGNTEGLEVEMQDSLYCPDCLPDCEFTKHYTRVSKMPLGLDAFRAKEMPRRAFGNVDRDNKSLLFIYQSTSDGVLDRLDIVNYWFEILSNFGGFAGIVIGFSIISVYEILYFYCIRFCYQMYVNYKRYS; encoded by the exons ATGGCCGGGAATGACAGTCGCTGGTGGACAGAGTACAGGCGGCAGCAGCTGAAACTGCAACCGGTAGGCTTCGAAGTCATAGTGCGCAGGAGTCTAAGAGACGTTACTAAAGAGTATGTCACACACTCTTCACTTGCGTGCGTCAGCAAAATTGGTGATTCGCAAGCCTCGGCCAAGAGCAG GTTGATTCCCCTCGTCATATTCTGCTTCACGGTCGGCATGACGTGTTACTTCACCGTGTACACCCTCTCCAATGCCCTGACCAAGCCTCTCTTCGTCTCCATGGAATCCTCCACGTATCCCATCGCAGACATAGACTTTCCAGCAGTAGCCGTTTGCAACGTCAATAGAATAAGCAAGAAGGCTCTGAAAGAGTATGCCGCCAAAGc TTATCCATACCTGGCCGCGAACAACGAGTCCCTGGAGGAGGTGGAGTGGTGGTTCTACCAATATGGCCGACTGCTGGACTACACCTGGGACGAACGCCTCAGCACACACCCCTTCATGGACGTTAGGTCCAAGTACCATATCAAATCTAGCGAGATATTCAAGAAGATGTCCCGG TTTGCCCCCAAATGCGAAGACATGGTGCTGTACTGTATCTGGGCTGGCGACAAGCAGAACTGCTCAGACCTGTTCGCAGTGCGACGGACCTTCAGGGGACATTGCTGCGTGTTCAACTATGTGCTGGATTACAACTCTGGTGGCAG ACCGCGCAACACCATCGCGAAGGCGAAGCGTCAAGTGGAGCCGGGTTCCACAGCTGGCCTCATTCTCTACCTCGATCCTATGGTGAACGATTATGCATATCCTGTCAATCATATACAGGGATTTGAC ATATTCCTGTTCGACCCCGCCGTGTATCTGGACCCGTACGTGGGCCGGGTGGTGCACCGCGTGCTGGAGGTCAACAAGGCGATGTTCATCGAACTGCAGTCCGTAAAACAGATTGCCACGCAGGAGATCAGAAAATACCCTTTGAGCACG AGGAACTGCCTATTCCGTGACGAGAGTCCTGCTTACGGTGTCATGTACTCGTACAGTACCTGCCTCATCCACTGCAGAATCAAGACTGTGCAGTCGCTCTGCAAGTGCACCCCCTACTTCCTCCCCGCTAATGTCGAGAGCACTGAAATCTGTACCATGGAGAAACTGCGTTGCCTGAATAAGTATAAAG AGAAACTCCTGTACATCTTCCCGCAAACCGGGAATACCGAGGGTCTAGAAGTGGAGATGCAAGACTCCTTATACTGCCCTGACTGCCTACCCGATTGCGAGTTCACTAAGCACTACACCAGGGTCTCCAAAATGCCATTGGGCCTCGACGCCTTTCGCGCCAAAGAGATGCCTAGGCGTGCATT TGGAAATGTCGACAGAGATAACAAGAGCCTCCTTTTCATTTACCAGTCAACATCGGACGGCGTCCTCGATCGACTTGACATCGTCAACTACTGGTTCGAAATTCTGA GTAATTTTGGTGGATTCGCCGGTATAGTCATAGGCTTTTCAATTATCAGtgtatatgaaatattatatttttattgcattcgcTTTTGTTAccaaatgtatgtaaattataaacgctatagttaa
- the LOC128677079 gene encoding sodium channel protein Nach-like isoform X1 → MAGNDSRWWTEYRRQQLKLQPVGFEVIVRRSLRDVTKEYVTHSSLACVSKIGDSQASAKSRLIPLVIFCFTVGMTCYFTVYTLSNALTKPLFVSMESSTYPIADIDFPAVAVCNVNRISKKALKEYAAKAYPYLAANNESLEEVEWWFYQYGRLLDYTWDERLSTHPFMDVRSKYHIKSSEIFKKMSRYYLCDVCQFAPKCEDMVLYCIWAGDKQNCSDLFAVRRTFRGHCCVFNYVLDYNSGGRPRNTIAKAKRQVEPGSTAGLILYLDPMVNDYAYPVNHIQGFDIFLFDPAVYLDPYVGRVVHRVLEVNKAMFIELQSVKQIATQEIRKYPLSTRNCLFRDESPAYGVMYSYSTCLIHCRIKTVQSLCKCTPYFLPANVESTEICTMEKLRCLNKYKEKLLYIFPQTGNTEGLEVEMQDSLYCPDCLPDCEFTKHYTRVSKMPLGLDAFRAKEMPRRAFGNVDRDNKSLLFIYQSTSDGVLDRLDIVNYWFEILSNFGGFAGIVIGFSIISVYEILYFYCIRFCYQMYVNYKRYS, encoded by the exons ATGGCCGGGAATGACAGTCGCTGGTGGACAGAGTACAGGCGGCAGCAGCTGAAACTGCAACCGGTAGGCTTCGAAGTCATAGTGCGCAGGAGTCTAAGAGACGTTACTAAAGAGTATGTCACACACTCTTCACTTGCGTGCGTCAGCAAAATTGGTGATTCGCAAGCCTCGGCCAAGAGCAG GTTGATTCCCCTCGTCATATTCTGCTTCACGGTCGGCATGACGTGTTACTTCACCGTGTACACCCTCTCCAATGCCCTGACCAAGCCTCTCTTCGTCTCCATGGAATCCTCCACGTATCCCATCGCAGACATAGACTTTCCAGCAGTAGCCGTTTGCAACGTCAATAGAATAAGCAAGAAGGCTCTGAAAGAGTATGCCGCCAAAGc TTATCCATACCTGGCCGCGAACAACGAGTCCCTGGAGGAGGTGGAGTGGTGGTTCTACCAATATGGCCGACTGCTGGACTACACCTGGGACGAACGCCTCAGCACACACCCCTTCATGGACGTTAGGTCCAAGTACCATATCAAATCTAGCGAGATATTCAAGAAGATGTCCCGG TATTATCTATGTGATGTTTGTCAGTTTGCCCCCAAATGCGAAGACATGGTGCTGTACTGTATCTGGGCTGGCGACAAGCAGAACTGCTCAGACCTGTTCGCAGTGCGACGGACCTTCAGGGGACATTGCTGCGTGTTCAACTATGTGCTGGATTACAACTCTGGTGGCAG ACCGCGCAACACCATCGCGAAGGCGAAGCGTCAAGTGGAGCCGGGTTCCACAGCTGGCCTCATTCTCTACCTCGATCCTATGGTGAACGATTATGCATATCCTGTCAATCATATACAGGGATTTGAC ATATTCCTGTTCGACCCCGCCGTGTATCTGGACCCGTACGTGGGCCGGGTGGTGCACCGCGTGCTGGAGGTCAACAAGGCGATGTTCATCGAACTGCAGTCCGTAAAACAGATTGCCACGCAGGAGATCAGAAAATACCCTTTGAGCACG AGGAACTGCCTATTCCGTGACGAGAGTCCTGCTTACGGTGTCATGTACTCGTACAGTACCTGCCTCATCCACTGCAGAATCAAGACTGTGCAGTCGCTCTGCAAGTGCACCCCCTACTTCCTCCCCGCTAATGTCGAGAGCACTGAAATCTGTACCATGGAGAAACTGCGTTGCCTGAATAAGTATAAAG AGAAACTCCTGTACATCTTCCCGCAAACCGGGAATACCGAGGGTCTAGAAGTGGAGATGCAAGACTCCTTATACTGCCCTGACTGCCTACCCGATTGCGAGTTCACTAAGCACTACACCAGGGTCTCCAAAATGCCATTGGGCCTCGACGCCTTTCGCGCCAAAGAGATGCCTAGGCGTGCATT TGGAAATGTCGACAGAGATAACAAGAGCCTCCTTTTCATTTACCAGTCAACATCGGACGGCGTCCTCGATCGACTTGACATCGTCAACTACTGGTTCGAAATTCTGA GTAATTTTGGTGGATTCGCCGGTATAGTCATAGGCTTTTCAATTATCAGtgtatatgaaatattatatttttattgcattcgcTTTTGTTAccaaatgtatgtaaattataaacgctatagttaa